One window of the Nocardia huaxiensis genome contains the following:
- a CDS encoding MlaD family protein, whose product MGIARFQAINGRGPKPWQLLLTGLVGGAVLLVVSMLFATYVKGGFSPKFTINIEAEQVGEGVVEGADVKMDGLRIGSISRIETQGAEKQLLQIKVEPEAAKFLADNMQARFISSNTLGITAVELFYLGPRGNRLSDGATVTLPKDAKTVTVTSVIRMVGDQLAKIDTGPAARIGAVLSFEGSAEGIGKMIGTAIDIGRMKVGDDILVGLDPRPGIQEGARLSEDAKSFARSALEVFRAQSARIAFLTERHDDLEAIVTLIGQVIGDALGIVPQPGFTQFIDAVLSILHPISGAAGGLTSFYTRLPQLLGQVDKAFVTNPDGTVSLQVQLLLAGLPYLAGDPKVVAAGAQTAPPGTPLLSNLPQIPGLTIPSGLFGTQGGQR is encoded by the coding sequence ATGGGAATAGCCAGATTTCAAGCCATCAACGGGCGCGGTCCCAAACCGTGGCAGCTGCTGCTGACCGGCCTTGTCGGCGGCGCGGTGCTGCTGGTGGTCTCAATGCTGTTCGCCACCTACGTCAAGGGCGGCTTCTCACCGAAGTTCACCATCAATATCGAGGCCGAACAGGTCGGTGAGGGCGTCGTCGAGGGCGCGGACGTCAAGATGGACGGATTGCGCATCGGTTCGATCTCCAGGATCGAAACCCAGGGCGCGGAAAAGCAATTGCTCCAGATCAAGGTGGAGCCCGAGGCCGCGAAATTCCTCGCCGACAATATGCAGGCGCGGTTCATCTCGTCGAACACTTTGGGCATCACCGCCGTCGAACTGTTCTATCTGGGTCCGCGCGGCAATCGGCTCAGCGACGGCGCCACCGTCACTCTGCCCAAGGACGCCAAGACGGTCACCGTCACCTCGGTGATCCGCATGGTCGGCGATCAGCTGGCCAAGATCGACACCGGTCCGGCCGCGCGCATCGGTGCGGTGCTCTCCTTCGAGGGCAGCGCCGAGGGTATCGGCAAGATGATCGGCACCGCCATCGACATCGGCCGCATGAAGGTCGGCGACGACATTCTGGTGGGCCTGGATCCCCGGCCGGGAATCCAGGAGGGCGCGCGGCTGAGCGAGGACGCGAAGTCCTTCGCGCGCAGCGCACTCGAGGTCTTCCGCGCGCAGTCGGCGCGCATCGCCTTCCTCACCGAGCGGCACGACGATCTGGAAGCCATCGTGACCCTCATCGGGCAGGTGATCGGCGACGCGCTCGGCATCGTGCCGCAACCGGGCTTCACCCAGTTCATCGACGCGGTGCTGAGCATTCTGCACCCGATCAGCGGCGCGGCCGGCGGCCTCACCAGTTTCTACACCCGGCTGCCGCAGTTGCTCGGCCAGGTCGACAAAGCCTTCGTCACCAATCCCGATGGGACGGTCTCACTTCAGGTGCAACTCTTGCTCGCGGGCCTGCCCTATCTGGCCGGTGACCCGAAAGTCGTTGCGGCAGGGGCGCAGACGGCGCCGCCGGGAACGCCGCTGCTGTCGAATCTGCCGCAGATTCCCGGATTGACCATTCCCAGTGGGCTTTTCGGCACTCAGGGAGGGCAGCGATGA
- a CDS encoding ABC transporter permease, with protein sequence MVVPSKYRALGERSIQRAGNSIVPLVALGHQFAFAYHVLRAVPRTLHRYRRQIGVVFMDIGWGNGRVIVGGGTVGVVVFMGLMTGAMIGIEAFRLLDMLGMGPLTGFLSSFANTRELAPLIAAIAFAAQAGCRITAEVGAMRISEEIDALEATAVEPIPFVVTTRVIAGVLIVIPVYLASLACSYFATAFFIKVVHGQAGGTYDHYFQAFLNPADIFRSLFKAIVFVVVVILVHSYYGFYASGGPEGVGVASGRAIRASLVLIIILDLTLTTALWGMFVSDIRITG encoded by the coding sequence ATGGTAGTGCCATCCAAATACCGGGCGCTGGGGGAACGTTCGATCCAGCGGGCCGGTAACAGCATCGTGCCCCTGGTGGCGCTCGGTCATCAATTCGCTTTCGCCTATCACGTATTGCGTGCCGTGCCACGCACGCTGCATCGTTATCGTCGCCAGATCGGTGTCGTCTTCATGGATATCGGCTGGGGCAACGGCCGGGTCATCGTGGGCGGCGGCACCGTCGGTGTGGTGGTGTTCATGGGTCTCATGACCGGCGCCATGATCGGCATCGAAGCCTTCCGGCTGCTGGACATGCTGGGCATGGGGCCGCTCACCGGATTCCTGTCGTCCTTCGCCAATACCCGCGAACTGGCCCCGCTCATCGCGGCCATCGCCTTCGCCGCGCAGGCCGGCTGCCGCATCACCGCGGAGGTGGGCGCGATGCGCATCTCGGAGGAGATCGACGCGCTGGAAGCCACTGCGGTGGAACCGATTCCGTTCGTGGTGACCACGCGCGTGATCGCCGGTGTGCTGATCGTGATCCCGGTCTACCTGGCCTCACTGGCGTGCAGCTATTTCGCGACCGCCTTCTTCATCAAGGTGGTGCACGGTCAGGCCGGGGGCACCTACGACCATTACTTCCAGGCCTTCCTGAATCCGGCGGACATCTTCCGTTCGCTGTTCAAGGCCATCGTCTTCGTGGTCGTGGTGATTCTGGTGCACTCCTACTACGGCTTCTACGCCTCGGGCGGGCCGGAGGGCGTGGGGGTCGCCTCCGGTCGTGCCATTCGCGCCAGCCTGGTGCTGATCATCATTCTGGATCTGACGCTGACCACCGCGCTGTGGGGGATGTTCGTCAGCGATATTCGAATAACGGGATAG